In Ruania zhangjianzhongii, the following proteins share a genomic window:
- a CDS encoding DUF4442 domain-containing protein — protein sequence MSQTQHALARLARSPRQLRLLMNAWPPFLFSGIRIRRLSEDFRHVQVRLAKHLLTSNYFGTQFGGTMFAMTDPFWTILVAQNLGPGYTVWDRSAEIEFLAPGRTAVTAEFTLSQDTIDELRSAAEGGQKVLHWFSNDITATDGTVVARTRKQVYIRRK from the coding sequence ATGTCGCAAACCCAGCATGCGCTGGCGCGCCTCGCCCGGTCTCCTCGGCAGCTCCGGCTACTGATGAACGCGTGGCCACCGTTCCTGTTCAGCGGGATCCGGATACGTCGCCTGTCCGAGGATTTTCGGCACGTCCAGGTCCGGCTGGCCAAGCATCTGCTCACGTCGAACTACTTCGGCACCCAGTTCGGCGGCACGATGTTCGCGATGACCGACCCGTTCTGGACGATCCTGGTGGCACAGAACCTCGGGCCCGGCTACACGGTGTGGGACCGCAGCGCCGAGATCGAGTTCCTCGCGCCGGGCCGCACCGCGGTGACTGCGGAGTTCACCCTCAGCCAGGACACCATCGACGAGCTGCGCTCCGCTGCCGAGGGCGGGCAGAAGGTGCTGCACTGGTTCAGCAACGACATCACCGCTACCGACGGCACCGTGGTGGCGCGCACCCGCAAACAGGTGTACATCCGGCGCAAGTAG